The following proteins are co-located in the Chlorogloeopsis sp. ULAP01 genome:
- a CDS encoding PAS domain S-box protein — protein MASNKLQIYEHYLSASEKHQKFQRQYRLCRAEGEYRWILDTAVPQFAANGSFLDYISYAVDITDITDVKPQFATVSEDEAGLELALDTAQMEVWNRNIRVLEMTHQQEEIAVDLAKQELEDSVEERVKNLNEDQVQLQDRFFQLSLDMLCVAGFDGYFKLLNLAWEQTLGWTKAELKRLPFINFVHPDDREITLAYAQKLAQGIENVAFENRYRCKDGSYKWLLWTSRTLPEQQLIYAVARDISERKQTEEALQASYNLLNSVINNAADIILVKDIQGRYVMVNSAFARFFQKPIEEIIGKDDKEFFEAEIVSRIREIDLRVIATGVAETFEELIPQDGVNHTYLTTKNPWRDSQGNIIGLIAITRDISDRKRSEESLQALVAGTASVTGEEFFPALVRHLANALGVRYALVAEKLDQNLDRVVSLAFWEIDKPGENFDYELANTPCGVVYQDGVRCFARGLQQLFSQSQYVAAMKLESYLGTPIIDTFGNIIGHLCVFDTKPILQEEYAQAILKIFAARATAELQRQRVEFALRHSERKFRELASKESLLNRLASQIRASLDINTILETVVTEIRNLLQIDLCLFTWYCSEAQPPHWEIVQEARNPAVPSLMGLSSTTEEVGAIAQKIFYKEIIRLDEVQNIPEQQFFVGLGLTAILVLPIHTQSGEIGGLACNHFSGYRHWLDSEVELLLAVADQVAIAIDQAELYKQSNVAAQTAQEKAQQLEETLSELQATQTQLIQTEKMSSLGQLVAGIAHEINNPVNFIHGNINHASEYTQDLLRLVELYQQHYPNSVAEIQEEIEAIDLEFLSQDLPKILTSMKIGTDRIRQIVMSLRNFSRLDEADMKEVDIHEGIDNTLLLLQNRLKARSEHPEIQVIKEYANLPPVECYVGQLNQVFMNLLANAIDALEEGQGIGHRGLGITSPNPQSPLPQIHIRTQLQGNIVSIHIADNGPGMKEEIRQKLFDPFFTTKPVGKGTGMGLSISYKIIVEKHQGHLQCISAPGEGAVFAIAIPLQQSKP, from the coding sequence TTGGCGTCAAATAAATTACAAATTTACGAGCATTATTTATCTGCCTCAGAAAAACATCAAAAGTTTCAGAGACAATATCGTCTGTGTCGTGCTGAGGGCGAATACCGTTGGATTTTGGATACAGCAGTACCACAATTTGCAGCAAATGGTAGTTTTCTTGATTATATTAGCTACGCTGTGGACATTACTGACATTACTGATGTCAAACCTCAGTTCGCCACAGTATCAGAAGATGAAGCTGGTTTGGAACTGGCTTTGGATACAGCCCAAATGGAAGTTTGGAATAGGAATATTAGAGTGCTAGAGATGACACACCAGCAGGAAGAAATCGCTGTTGATTTAGCAAAACAAGAGCTAGAAGATTCCGTAGAGGAACGGGTAAAAAATTTAAACGAGGATCAGGTGCAACTGCAAGATAGATTTTTCCAACTGTCGTTGGATATGCTTTGTGTTGCTGGGTTCGACGGGTACTTCAAACTACTCAATCTGGCTTGGGAACAAACCTTGGGTTGGACAAAGGCAGAGTTAAAAAGATTACCATTTATTAACTTCGTACATCCAGATGATCGGGAAATAACTCTTGCCTATGCACAAAAACTTGCTCAAGGGATCGAAAACGTTGCTTTTGAAAATCGTTACCGTTGCAAAGATGGTTCCTATAAATGGCTGTTGTGGACATCGAGAACACTGCCCGAACAACAACTAATTTATGCTGTAGCACGAGATATTTCGGAGCGCAAACAGACAGAAGAGGCGCTACAAGCAAGCTATAACCTTTTAAATTCGGTGATTAACAATGCTGCTGATATCATCCTTGTTAAGGATATTCAAGGGCGCTACGTAATGGTTAATTCCGCTTTTGCCCGCTTTTTTCAAAAGCCGATTGAGGAAATTATTGGTAAAGATGATAAGGAGTTTTTTGAGGCAGAAATAGTGTCTCGAATCAGGGAAATAGATTTAAGAGTAATTGCTACAGGAGTTGCCGAAACGTTTGAGGAATTGATACCCCAAGATGGAGTAAATCACACTTACCTGACAACTAAAAATCCTTGGCGTGATAGCCAAGGTAATATTATTGGTTTAATTGCTATCACTCGTGATATTAGCGATCGCAAACGTAGTGAAGAATCCCTACAAGCCCTGGTAGCAGGAACTGCCTCAGTTACGGGCGAAGAATTTTTCCCTGCTCTGGTGCGTCATTTAGCCAATGCTTTGGGAGTTCGCTACGCCTTAGTTGCTGAAAAATTAGATCAAAATTTAGATAGAGTAGTATCTTTGGCGTTCTGGGAAATAGATAAGCCAGGAGAAAACTTTGATTATGAATTGGCTAATACTCCTTGTGGAGTCGTTTACCAAGACGGAGTACGTTGCTTTGCCCGTGGTTTGCAGCAACTGTTTTCCCAAAGCCAATATGTAGCGGCTATGAAGCTAGAAAGTTACTTAGGAACGCCTATTATAGATACGTTTGGTAATATTATTGGCCACTTGTGTGTATTTGATACAAAACCGATATTACAAGAAGAATATGCTCAGGCAATTTTAAAAATCTTTGCCGCACGAGCGACAGCAGAACTACAACGCCAGCGTGTGGAATTTGCACTGCGACACTCTGAGAGAAAGTTTCGAGAACTTGCCTCCAAAGAATCACTACTGAACCGTCTGGCAAGCCAAATTCGTGCTTCGTTGGATATTAATACTATTCTGGAAACCGTCGTTACCGAAATCCGCAATCTACTACAAATTGATTTATGTCTTTTCACCTGGTATTGTTCTGAGGCGCAACCTCCCCACTGGGAGATTGTTCAAGAAGCAAGAAACCCTGCTGTACCAAGTTTAATGGGTTTAAGCTCAACTACTGAAGAAGTAGGGGCGATCGCCCAAAAGATTTTCTATAAAGAAATCATCAGGCTAGATGAAGTTCAAAATATACCTGAACAACAGTTTTTCGTCGGTTTGGGGTTAACAGCCATACTGGTACTGCCAATTCATACTCAATCTGGTGAAATAGGTGGTTTAGCTTGCAATCACTTTAGTGGCTACCGACATTGGCTCGATAGTGAGGTGGAGTTGTTACTGGCGGTTGCAGATCAAGTTGCCATAGCTATAGATCAAGCAGAACTCTATAAACAAAGTAATGTTGCTGCTCAAACTGCTCAAGAAAAAGCGCAGCAGTTAGAAGAGACTTTAAGCGAACTGCAAGCAACTCAAACGCAACTGATTCAAACTGAAAAAATGTCAAGTTTGGGACAGCTGGTTGCTGGTATTGCACACGAAATTAACAACCCAGTTAACTTTATCCATGGGAATATCAACCACGCGAGTGAATATACACAAGATTTACTGCGTCTAGTAGAACTTTACCAACAGCACTATCCCAATTCGGTGGCAGAAATTCAAGAGGAAATTGAGGCGATCGATTTAGAGTTTCTCAGCCAAGATTTGCCCAAAATTCTCACTTCAATGAAAATTGGCACCGATCGCATTCGTCAAATTGTTATGTCTTTACGCAATTTCTCTCGTTTGGATGAAGCCGATATGAAAGAGGTTGACATTCACGAAGGGATTGATAATACTTTATTGCTACTACAAAATCGCCTTAAAGCTAGATCAGAACATCCAGAAATTCAGGTTATTAAAGAATATGCCAATCTTCCACCTGTAGAGTGCTATGTTGGACAACTCAATCAGGTATTTATGAATCTACTAGCTAATGCGATCGATGCTTTGGAAGAGGGACAAGGGATAGGGCATAGGGGACTAGGAATAACTTCTCCCAATCCCCAATCCCCACTTCCACAAATTCACATTCGCACTCAACTTCAAGGAAATATTGTATCGATTCACATAGCTGACAATGGCCCCGGAATGAAAGAAGAAATACGACAAAAGTTATTCGATCCCTTCTTCACCACAAAACCTGTCGGTAAAGGTACGGGTATGGGATTATCAATAAGTTACAAAATTATCGTTGAAAAGCATCAAGGTCACCTTCAGTGTATTTCAGCACCAGGTGAAGGAGCCGTGTTTGCGATCGCAATTCCCCTACAACAATCTAAACCCTAA